In Myxococcales bacterium, a genomic segment contains:
- a CDS encoding tetratricopeptide repeat protein, giving the protein MRRGSFALAWLLAIVFGSSAVAAQDFDPRGRRPKPGPVRPQPGRKPTDTQRAPRPEAPKKPDVAAPPNEAGQIDRYTAIVLAQPGAAFPLQRLVQLYRERDGNLKALVGDFEARAKQDSPARYAATVGLAGIYKVDGRADEAIAAFEKAILLKATDPAALLSLARLLQDRANVPAARARYEQALVLQTATTDREQTLRALMTLSLDAKDWDAARGYHEKLVKLQPASLFVRGELGRELFTRGEYERAERELLELVQAASGDNRALAPALKDLGRAQAKALKREAALTTLRRALKTAGSEAAVRSEIYEIITEVYRAEQRLPELVKELEAEHPRDFARLSLLGGLYEETGDAPGAIKTYKLALAIQPRHVDLRLKLVRLLQSQGELDTAIREYEGLIRAAPNNPQFVFEQCEALLQRGDRPRALRLLTELEARAGHDEDVLGRLAEFYGRVGEGERALKILARLAQVATNDPSHLVDLGARYFQDGNHQLAMQTWRRILVTVTPRARALAAFGEVLLEHDMLADGSRR; this is encoded by the coding sequence GTGAGGCGCGGCTCCTTCGCGTTGGCGTGGCTCCTGGCCATCGTTTTCGGCTCGTCGGCCGTCGCGGCGCAAGACTTCGACCCGCGCGGGCGGCGCCCCAAACCGGGCCCGGTTCGCCCGCAGCCGGGCCGGAAGCCGACCGACACGCAGCGCGCGCCGCGCCCCGAGGCGCCCAAGAAACCCGACGTCGCGGCGCCCCCCAACGAAGCCGGCCAGATCGATCGGTACACCGCCATCGTGCTCGCGCAGCCGGGCGCAGCGTTCCCGCTGCAGCGCCTCGTGCAGCTTTACCGCGAGCGTGACGGAAACCTCAAAGCGCTCGTCGGCGATTTCGAAGCGCGCGCGAAGCAAGACTCGCCGGCTCGTTACGCGGCGACGGTCGGCCTCGCAGGCATCTACAAGGTCGACGGGCGCGCCGACGAGGCTATCGCGGCCTTCGAGAAGGCGATCCTGCTCAAGGCAACGGACCCGGCGGCGCTCCTCTCGTTGGCGCGACTGCTCCAAGACCGGGCGAACGTGCCGGCGGCACGAGCGCGCTACGAACAGGCGTTGGTCCTTCAGACGGCGACGACTGATCGCGAGCAAACGTTGCGTGCGCTCATGACGTTGTCGCTCGACGCGAAGGACTGGGACGCGGCACGCGGGTACCACGAGAAGCTCGTCAAGTTGCAGCCCGCGAGCCTCTTCGTCCGCGGGGAGCTCGGGCGGGAGCTCTTCACGCGCGGCGAATACGAGCGCGCGGAACGCGAGCTCCTGGAGCTCGTCCAAGCGGCGAGCGGCGACAACCGCGCCCTCGCGCCAGCGCTCAAAGACCTCGGCCGCGCCCAGGCCAAGGCCCTGAAGCGCGAGGCCGCGCTCACGACGCTAAGACGAGCCCTCAAGACGGCCGGCAGCGAGGCCGCCGTGCGGTCCGAGATCTACGAAATCATCACGGAGGTCTACCGAGCCGAGCAGCGACTGCCGGAGCTCGTGAAGGAGCTCGAAGCGGAGCACCCGAGGGACTTCGCGAGGCTCTCGCTCCTAGGCGGCCTCTACGAAGAGACCGGCGACGCGCCGGGCGCCATTAAGACCTACAAGCTCGCGCTTGCCATTCAGCCGAGGCACGTCGACCTGCGCCTCAAGCTCGTGCGCTTGCTCCAATCGCAGGGCGAGCTCGACACCGCGATTCGCGAGTACGAAGGCCTCATTCGCGCCGCGCCCAACAATCCGCAGTTCGTCTTCGAACAGTGCGAAGCTCTCCTTCAGCGGGGCGACCGGCCACGCGCGCTGCGCCTTCTCACGGAGCTTGAGGCGCGCGCCGGGCACGACGAAGACGTTCTCGGTCGCCTCGCCGAATTTTATGGTCGCGTCGGCGAAGGCGAGCGCGCGCTGAAGATCCTCGCGCGCCTCGCTCAGGTGGCGACCAACGATCCGAGCCACCTGGTCGACCTAGGCGCGCGCTATTTCCAAGACGGCAACCACCAGCTCGCCATGCAAACATGGCGACGCATCCTGGTGACCGTGACACCGCGCGCGCGCGCCCTCGCCGCTTTTGGTGAAGTGTTGCTCGAACACGACATGTTGGCCGACGGCTCGCGGCGCTGA
- a CDS encoding acyl-CoA dehydrogenase family protein → MFFQPPPRLADAYVTDRLLQAYLRRVLPKDALLEVAPDLAQMGALIPALYERRVTEYAIEPRLVSWDAWGRRVDRIEVSPLWQEAARVAAERGVVGVAYEKKSGAFSRVHQFALAYLFDQGTAVYTCPLAMTDGAARTLIEMNHRALIERAVPRLTARDPAQAWTSGQWMTERTGGSDVALSETVARVAEGGQHRLYGTKWFTSATTAQMALTLARPEGNPPGGKGLALYYVETRLPDGLPNGIAIHRLKDKLGTRQVPTAELSLDGALAEPVAGLSDGVKNITPMLLITRTWNSIAAVSIMRRGLALARDYAKKRIAFGAPLADKPLHADTLAAVHAEYEGAFLLTFRLVELLGRAEAREINEQEEQLLRVLSPIVKLTTGKQAVAGASELVEAFGGAGYVEDTGLPSLVRDAQVLPIWEGTTNVLSLDLLRALSRNASVSVVAAEVSRAVANADPSLKAAASLASGAVASAEAWLARARERGPSALEAGARRFALTLGRALELALLVEHASWCLRQGERASAAAATLFAAAPIDFVRAVDHEEEAKLLVRYDD, encoded by the coding sequence ATGTTTTTCCAGCCGCCGCCCCGTCTGGCCGACGCCTACGTAACGGATCGCCTGCTTCAGGCCTACCTGCGGCGTGTGCTTCCCAAAGACGCGCTCCTCGAGGTCGCCCCCGATCTCGCGCAGATGGGCGCGCTGATTCCCGCTCTCTACGAGCGCCGCGTCACGGAATACGCCATCGAGCCGCGACTCGTCTCGTGGGACGCCTGGGGTCGGCGCGTCGATCGCATCGAGGTTTCGCCGCTGTGGCAGGAGGCCGCGCGCGTCGCCGCCGAGCGCGGCGTCGTCGGTGTGGCCTACGAGAAGAAGAGCGGCGCTTTCTCCCGGGTCCACCAGTTCGCGCTCGCGTACCTCTTCGACCAGGGAACAGCGGTCTACACGTGTCCGCTCGCCATGACCGACGGCGCGGCGCGAACGCTGATCGAAATGAACCATCGTGCGCTCATCGAGCGGGCCGTGCCCCGCCTGACGGCACGTGATCCTGCGCAGGCCTGGACGAGTGGCCAGTGGATGACCGAGCGAACGGGCGGCTCCGACGTGGCGCTCTCCGAGACCGTGGCGCGCGTGGCGGAGGGGGGACAGCACCGCCTCTACGGCACGAAGTGGTTCACCTCCGCGACGACCGCGCAGATGGCGCTGACGCTCGCGAGGCCCGAGGGCAACCCGCCCGGCGGCAAAGGGCTCGCGCTCTATTACGTCGAGACGCGGCTACCCGACGGCTTGCCCAATGGCATCGCGATCCATCGCCTCAAGGACAAGCTCGGGACGCGCCAAGTGCCGACCGCCGAGCTCTCCCTCGACGGTGCCTTGGCGGAGCCCGTCGCCGGTCTCTCCGACGGCGTGAAGAACATCACGCCGATGTTGCTCATCACGCGTACGTGGAACTCGATCGCCGCCGTGTCGATCATGCGCCGCGGCCTCGCCCTCGCGCGCGACTACGCCAAGAAGCGCATTGCCTTCGGTGCACCGCTCGCCGACAAGCCGCTGCACGCCGACACGCTAGCGGCGGTTCACGCCGAATACGAGGGCGCCTTCTTGCTCACGTTCCGTCTCGTGGAGCTCCTCGGTAGAGCGGAGGCGCGCGAGATCAATGAGCAGGAAGAGCAGCTGCTGCGCGTGCTCTCTCCCATCGTGAAGCTCACCACCGGCAAACAAGCGGTCGCCGGCGCCAGCGAGCTCGTCGAAGCCTTCGGGGGCGCCGGCTACGTCGAAGACACAGGGCTGCCTTCGCTCGTGCGCGACGCGCAGGTCCTCCCGATTTGGGAGGGGACGACGAACGTCCTCTCGCTCGACCTCTTGCGTGCGCTCTCGCGCAACGCGTCGGTCTCCGTGGTGGCCGCCGAGGTGAGCCGCGCTGTCGCCAACGCCGACCCGTCGCTCAAAGCCGCTGCGTCGCTCGCCAGCGGCGCCGTCGCGTCGGCTGAAGCCTGGCTCGCGCGCGCCCGCGAGCGCGGCCCTTCGGCGCTCGAGGCCGGCGCCCGTCGCTTCGCGCTCACGCTCGGCCGGGCCCTCGAGCTCGCGCTCCTCGTCGAGCACGCGTCATGGTGCCTCAGGCAGGGCGAGCGTGCGTCCGCCGCCGCCGCGACGCTCTTTGCCGCCGCGCCCATCGACTTCGTTCGTGCCGTGGATCACGAGGAGGAGGCCAAGCTCCTCGTTCGCTACGACGACTGA
- a CDS encoding prolyl oligopeptidase family serine peptidase: MFRRFTFLAAVAGALWPASASADGVRLVAHESVNGGPASTLSVDLVTPTETRAVDWRALSSMPLSPGRYKLRLAFAGGEGLHLEVPPCAGRNAVRLDGKAVQGGKGPLVLPLPPRAEAHAVEIDVRVSSYERRIACGYAPRYGAKSPADASGGFALLTFPSSARGGGQAVVYVPRGLDRKKPAPLLVGAHPWGGDAWTYAAYAELLAAADARSVVLLFPSGLGNSLYTEEAENEVVRAMDALAQTQRIDDTRVSIWGASMGGAGATTIGFHRPDRFAAVVSLFGDSKYDLGTYVRPILVDEAGAHRVNALDVVDNARHLDVWLIHGDADRVSPVAQSAMLDVALRERGFRSRFDKVERAGHDGSLVARFAGAVVEKAASAQRPRAPSRVTFRSVRSGDTAAYGVRIVRAGKGDAFIDVEREASRIVIRRAVGVRSVELGAPFAAGADTGPEKKPLRVERAEEVPASVDVRVVPEAAPSASSPERSAP; this comes from the coding sequence GTGTTTCGGCGCTTCACCTTCCTCGCGGCGGTAGCCGGGGCACTCTGGCCGGCCTCCGCGAGCGCCGACGGCGTGCGCCTCGTGGCGCACGAGAGCGTGAACGGGGGTCCCGCGTCGACGTTGTCCGTCGATCTCGTGACGCCCACCGAGACGCGAGCGGTGGACTGGCGCGCCTTGTCATCCATGCCGCTCTCGCCGGGGCGCTACAAGCTGCGCCTCGCCTTCGCCGGTGGCGAGGGCCTTCATCTCGAGGTCCCGCCTTGTGCCGGTCGAAACGCTGTTCGACTCGATGGCAAGGCGGTCCAAGGCGGAAAGGGGCCGCTCGTGCTCCCGCTGCCGCCGCGCGCCGAGGCCCACGCGGTCGAGATCGACGTCCGCGTATCAAGCTACGAGCGCCGCATCGCGTGCGGCTACGCGCCCCGCTACGGAGCGAAGTCACCGGCTGACGCCAGCGGCGGCTTCGCGCTCTTGACGTTCCCCAGCTCAGCCCGCGGGGGCGGTCAGGCCGTCGTCTACGTGCCGCGCGGCCTCGATCGCAAGAAGCCCGCGCCGCTGCTCGTGGGGGCGCACCCGTGGGGCGGGGACGCGTGGACCTACGCCGCCTACGCCGAGCTTTTGGCCGCCGCCGACGCGCGCTCGGTCGTGCTCTTGTTCCCGAGCGGGCTCGGCAACTCGCTCTACACGGAAGAGGCTGAGAACGAGGTCGTGCGCGCGATGGACGCGCTCGCGCAGACGCAGCGCATCGACGACACTCGCGTATCGATCTGGGGCGCGTCAATGGGGGGTGCGGGAGCCACGACCATCGGCTTTCATCGGCCCGATCGTTTCGCGGCCGTGGTGAGTCTCTTCGGCGATTCGAAATACGATCTCGGCACCTACGTCCGGCCCATTCTCGTCGACGAGGCGGGCGCGCACCGCGTCAACGCCCTAGACGTCGTCGACAACGCGCGGCACCTCGATGTCTGGCTCATCCACGGTGACGCCGATCGCGTCTCGCCTGTGGCGCAGAGCGCGATGCTCGACGTCGCCCTACGCGAGCGCGGGTTTCGCTCACGCTTCGACAAGGTCGAGAGAGCCGGTCACGATGGGAGCTTGGTGGCGCGCTTCGCGGGAGCGGTCGTCGAGAAGGCCGCGAGCGCACAGAGGCCTCGCGCCCCCTCGCGGGTGACCTTCCGCAGCGTTCGAAGTGGCGACACAGCCGCCTACGGCGTGCGCATCGTCAGGGCTGGCAAGGGCGACGCTTTCATCGACGTTGAGCGCGAAGCCTCGCGCATCGTCATTCGGCGTGCCGTTGGAGTCCGCAGCGTCGAGCTCGGAGCGCCCTTCGCTGCCGGGGCCGACACGGGCCCTGAAAAGAAGCCGTTGCGAGTCGAGCGCGCCGAGGAGGTTCCTGCGAGCGTCGACGTGCGTGTCGTGCCCGAGGCCGCCCCGAGCGCGAGCTCGCCAGAGCGAAGCGCGCCATGA
- a CDS encoding (deoxy)nucleoside triphosphate pyrophosphohydrolase: MSPRSVRVVAAVVEQGGRYLITQRRATAVLPLLWEFPGGKVEDGEDDAAALRREVKHRLGADVEVGQMISYVRHPYETTIVDLFLYECRLVSETLSAQNVNAFIWVTSQEFDQYPFTPADEASMNKLLGLS, translated from the coding sequence ATGAGCCCGCGCTCCGTTCGCGTGGTGGCGGCGGTCGTCGAACAGGGCGGCCGCTACCTCATCACCCAGCGGCGAGCGACCGCCGTCTTGCCGCTGCTCTGGGAATTTCCTGGTGGAAAGGTCGAAGACGGCGAGGACGACGCCGCAGCGCTCCGCCGCGAGGTGAAGCACCGACTCGGCGCTGACGTCGAGGTGGGGCAGATGATCAGCTACGTGCGCCACCCGTACGAAACGACCATCGTCGATCTGTTCCTCTACGAGTGTCGGCTCGTGAGCGAGACGTTGAGCGCGCAGAACGTGAACGCGTTCATTTGGGTCACGAGCCAAGAGTTCGACCAGTACCCGTTTACGCCCGCCGACGAAGCGTCGATGAACAAGCTGCTGGGCCTCTCGTAG
- a CDS encoding FHA domain-containing protein yields the protein MIVCPKCGKENQDHYKFCLGCGAELPRDGAKPFGAPHPAPPAPAPHPVAGPAPAASAVPVHPLAATAAPVPQASGAPAPFGVAGPSAAPVTQAAPCPQCGHMNAGGNVFCGSCGFRLTGAAARASAAPAAAAPAAAVAMSGAATVTLTALRADGTEAGSYALPSANFTLGRDTGGIFAGDSYLSPKHASFRQSGSQVSVKDEGSLNGVYRKLTRDVPVEIFPTDVFRIGQEIVRFDALQPLPASPDGVERLGSPSQGYVGRIALVIGRDTTGNAFPVPETGVHLGRERGDVLFPEDGYVSGLHCHISKSGNKITLTDLGSSNGTFLRLREEVVLQSGDVLLMGQQLFRVTLS from the coding sequence GTGATCGTTTGCCCGAAGTGCGGCAAGGAGAACCAGGACCACTACAAGTTTTGTCTCGGCTGTGGAGCCGAGCTGCCACGCGACGGCGCCAAGCCGTTCGGTGCGCCCCATCCTGCTCCTCCTGCACCAGCTCCTCATCCCGTTGCCGGCCCCGCTCCCGCGGCCTCGGCGGTTCCCGTTCATCCGCTCGCCGCGACGGCAGCGCCGGTGCCGCAAGCATCAGGCGCCCCCGCTCCCTTCGGCGTGGCCGGCCCGTCGGCTGCGCCGGTGACGCAAGCCGCGCCGTGCCCGCAATGCGGGCACATGAACGCCGGCGGCAACGTCTTCTGTGGCTCCTGCGGCTTCCGCCTCACGGGCGCCGCGGCGCGAGCCTCGGCGGCGCCCGCGGCTGCGGCACCGGCCGCCGCCGTGGCGATGTCGGGCGCGGCCACTGTGACGCTGACGGCGCTGCGGGCCGACGGCACCGAGGCAGGAAGCTATGCGCTGCCGAGCGCCAACTTCACCCTCGGACGTGACACCGGCGGCATCTTCGCCGGTGACAGCTACCTCTCGCCGAAGCACGCGTCGTTCCGCCAGTCGGGCAGCCAAGTCTCCGTCAAGGACGAAGGATCGCTCAACGGCGTCTATCGCAAGCTCACGCGCGACGTTCCGGTGGAGATCTTCCCCACCGACGTCTTCCGCATCGGCCAGGAGATCGTGCGCTTTGACGCGCTCCAGCCGCTGCCAGCCTCGCCCGATGGCGTCGAACGCCTCGGCTCACCGTCGCAGGGCTACGTCGGACGCATCGCGCTCGTCATCGGGCGCGACACGACCGGCAACGCCTTCCCCGTGCCCGAGACGGGCGTTCATCTCGGACGCGAGCGCGGCGACGTGCTCTTCCCCGAAGACGGCTACGTCTCCGGCTTGCACTGCCACATCAGCAAGAGCGGCAACAAAATCACGCTCACCGATCTCGGCAGCTCCAACGGCACCTTCCTTCGCCTCCGCGAAGAGGTCGTGCTGCAGAGCGGCGACGTGCTTCTGATGGGCCAGCAGCTCTTCCGCGTGACCCTCTCGTGA
- a CDS encoding CHAD domain-containing protein has translation MSESAAAYVSRALSRLDAEVPGLLLRVHRQSDAEAIHDLRVTVRRIRTLLAVARPLFGRHYVDDIRGTYTRLARATGALRDEEVFRALVDKHRAALAPELQEAAERFLGAREERERALRARALEELAKDDVSRARGTLSALLSLPVRPKKDQPLHAFARKAVLQAMGRVDEHRDAKDDDAAGLHDLRIAYKRLRYTMELFMPALPPDLVAGYDLSVRFQKRLGDLHDLDLALLELSSASRDDSALAAALTPVLVAARSKKLAAFRGEMFPTVADAD, from the coding sequence ATGAGCGAGTCGGCGGCCGCTTACGTTTCGCGTGCGCTCTCGCGGCTCGACGCCGAGGTGCCGGGCTTGCTCTTGCGCGTTCACCGGCAGTCCGACGCGGAGGCCATCCACGACCTTCGCGTCACGGTGCGCCGGATTCGAACGCTGTTGGCCGTGGCTCGGCCGCTTTTTGGTCGCCACTATGTGGACGACATACGGGGAACCTACACGCGTCTCGCGCGGGCCACGGGAGCGCTGCGCGACGAGGAGGTCTTTCGCGCGCTCGTCGACAAACATCGCGCCGCCCTCGCGCCGGAGCTGCAAGAAGCCGCTGAGCGCTTCCTCGGCGCCCGCGAGGAGCGCGAGCGGGCCTTGCGCGCGCGCGCCCTGGAGGAGCTCGCCAAGGACGACGTCTCTCGCGCGCGCGGCACGTTGTCGGCGCTGCTCTCGCTGCCCGTCCGTCCCAAGAAGGACCAGCCGCTGCACGCCTTCGCGCGCAAGGCGGTGCTCCAAGCCATGGGGCGCGTCGACGAGCATCGCGACGCCAAAGACGATGACGCGGCCGGCCTCCACGACCTTCGCATCGCGTACAAGCGCCTTCGCTACACGATGGAGCTGTTCATGCCCGCGCTGCCGCCGGACCTCGTCGCGGGCTACGACCTGTCGGTCCGCTTTCAGAAGCGCCTGGGCGACCTCCACGACCTGGATTTGGCGCTTCTGGAGCTTTCTTCAGCCTCGCGCGACGATTCGGCGCTTGCGGCCGCCTTGACGCCCGTGCTGGTTGCGGCCCGAAGCAAGAAATTGGCGGCTTTTCGTGGCGAGATGTTTCCGACCGTGGCGGATGCCGATTGA
- a CDS encoding ribonuclease J — MNGARGRVFLIARDEGQRTPASRPQRSSPKHGPLCYCLGVGLLDGGASGGVRLFALGGLGEVGMNCLALEQDGRVLIIDCGVTFDHRRLGVDVIHPRFSALERYRDSIAGVFLTHGHEDHIGALPYFLRRHDVPVFGPPYAMALVRAKAREHELLSYATLVDAPVGGRYEVGPFRVRPVRVTHSMPDATALAIETSEGTVVHTGDFKIDETPPDGEAFDEAGLTDLGDRGVTLLLSDSTNIDSEGRAGSEAGVGVALTEVVQAARGAVVVGLFASNVSRLRLLGETAIKTRRKLVLFGRSVETHARAARSTGYLDWPSDLVFPAERVRELPREQILGIATGTQGEERAALSRMASGEHPSFDLFPGDTFVLSSRIIPGSERDVFALIEQLTARGALVVTRHDNKRIHVSGHAHKDEQRRMLELVRPKAFVPVHGTVHHLSRHAALAREMGAEDVVVAMNGDVVELKGGRAARAGQVPVGRVHVWAGREVSEDTLRERSAMGERGALWLVVDATGVRHVGSSGLGDATTMKPIEDELRAEVSAGLADAAHRREPAALVAETARVLARRVVFRRLGYKPLTKVEVVG; from the coding sequence ATGAACGGAGCGCGAGGGCGCGTCTTCCTTATAGCAAGGGACGAAGGGCAACGGACGCCCGCCTCTCGCCCTCAAAGGTCTTCCCCAAAGCACGGCCCGCTTTGCTATTGCCTTGGCGTGGGATTGTTGGACGGAGGCGCGTCGGGAGGGGTGCGCCTCTTCGCGCTCGGCGGGTTGGGCGAGGTCGGCATGAACTGCCTCGCCCTCGAGCAGGACGGCCGCGTGCTCATCATCGACTGCGGCGTCACATTTGATCACCGTCGCCTCGGCGTCGACGTCATCCACCCGCGCTTCTCGGCGCTCGAGCGTTACCGCGATTCGATCGCCGGCGTCTTCCTCACGCACGGCCACGAAGATCACATCGGCGCGCTGCCCTATTTCCTGAGGCGCCACGATGTCCCCGTCTTCGGGCCGCCGTACGCCATGGCCCTCGTCCGCGCCAAGGCTCGCGAGCATGAGCTGCTCTCGTACGCGACGCTCGTCGACGCTCCCGTCGGTGGCCGTTACGAGGTCGGCCCCTTTCGTGTGCGACCGGTCCGCGTCACCCACTCGATGCCCGACGCGACGGCCCTCGCCATCGAGACGTCGGAGGGCACCGTCGTCCACACCGGCGACTTCAAGATCGACGAGACGCCCCCCGACGGTGAGGCCTTCGACGAGGCGGGCCTCACGGACCTGGGCGATCGCGGCGTAACGCTCTTGCTTTCCGATTCGACCAACATCGACTCGGAGGGCCGCGCTGGAAGCGAGGCCGGCGTCGGCGTGGCGCTGACGGAGGTCGTTCAGGCGGCGCGCGGCGCCGTCGTCGTCGGGCTCTTCGCGTCCAACGTGAGTCGCCTGCGCCTGCTCGGCGAGACCGCCATCAAGACGCGCCGCAAGCTCGTCCTCTTCGGCCGAAGCGTCGAGACCCACGCGCGGGCCGCGAGGAGCACCGGCTACCTCGACTGGCCCAGCGACCTCGTGTTCCCCGCGGAGCGCGTGCGCGAGCTCCCGCGCGAGCAGATCCTCGGCATCGCCACGGGAACGCAGGGCGAAGAGCGCGCGGCCCTCTCCCGAATGGCCTCGGGCGAACACCCGAGCTTCGATCTCTTCCCCGGTGACACCTTCGTCCTCTCGAGCCGCATCATTCCCGGCAGCGAACGCGACGTCTTCGCCCTCATCGAACAGCTCACCGCGCGCGGCGCGCTCGTCGTGACACGTCACGACAACAAGCGCATCCACGTGAGCGGCCACGCCCACAAGGACGAGCAGCGGCGCATGCTTGAGCTCGTCCGACCGAAGGCCTTTGTGCCCGTGCACGGCACCGTCCATCACCTGTCGCGGCACGCGGCGCTGGCCCGAGAAATGGGCGCCGAAGACGTCGTCGTGGCCATGAACGGCGACGTCGTGGAGCTCAAAGGCGGCCGCGCGGCAAGGGCCGGGCAAGTGCCCGTGGGGCGCGTGCACGTGTGGGCCGGGCGCGAGGTCTCGGAGGACACGCTCCGCGAACGAAGCGCCATGGGCGAGCGCGGCGCGCTCTGGCTCGTGGTCGACGCGACGGGCGTTCGGCACGTCGGCTCCTCGGGGCTCGGTGACGCGACCACGATGAAGCCGATCGAAGACGAGCTCCGCGCCGAGGTCTCGGCCGGGCTCGCCGACGCCGCTCATCGACGCGAGCCTGCGGCGCTCGTGGCGGAGACCGCGCGCGTCCTCGCGCGAAGGGTCGTCTTCCGCCGTTTGGGCTACAAGCCCCTCACGAAAGTCGAAGTGGTAGGGTAA
- a CDS encoding ArsA family ATPase: MHDFQGKRFLFVTGKGGVGKTTTCAAAALALAQRGKRVLVCMCNAKERLSVMLGTDGIGDEVRPVLPNVWAVNIEPERALDEYGAMVLRSKTLASLLFDNQIARAFFRAVPGMPEWTMLGKAWWHTTETWPDGSLKYDVVILDAPATGHGLDMLRVPKVILDVAKSGLLRRDAERAYRFFQDTQECAVVLVTLPEEMPATETLELARALEGELSIPVSRLVVNCMLPPLFSMEERRALEAMEPISDDSPVGAVLLSSRNRATRERIQAEALTRLAAELPRPTTVLPLLFDEGAQPSAIRELARRL, translated from the coding sequence ATGCACGACTTCCAAGGCAAGCGCTTCCTCTTCGTCACCGGCAAGGGTGGCGTCGGAAAGACCACCACCTGCGCGGCCGCCGCGCTGGCCCTCGCGCAGCGGGGCAAGCGGGTCCTCGTCTGCATGTGCAACGCGAAGGAGCGGCTCAGCGTCATGCTGGGGACCGACGGCATCGGCGACGAGGTTCGCCCCGTCTTGCCCAACGTTTGGGCGGTCAACATCGAGCCGGAGCGCGCCCTCGACGAGTACGGCGCCATGGTGCTTCGCTCAAAGACGCTGGCGTCGCTGCTCTTCGACAACCAAATCGCGCGCGCCTTCTTCCGCGCTGTCCCGGGGATGCCCGAGTGGACGATGCTCGGCAAAGCCTGGTGGCACACGACCGAGACCTGGCCCGATGGCTCGCTGAAATATGACGTCGTCATCCTCGACGCGCCGGCGACGGGGCACGGCCTCGACATGCTCCGCGTGCCCAAGGTGATCCTCGACGTCGCCAAGAGCGGCCTCCTGCGCCGCGACGCGGAGCGCGCCTACCGCTTCTTTCAAGACACCCAAGAGTGCGCCGTCGTGCTCGTGACCTTGCCCGAGGAGATGCCGGCGACGGAGACCTTGGAGCTCGCGCGGGCGCTCGAGGGCGAGCTCTCGATTCCCGTCTCGCGCCTCGTCGTCAACTGCATGTTGCCGCCGCTCTTCTCGATGGAGGAGCGCCGCGCCCTTGAGGCGATGGAGCCAATTTCCGACGACAGCCCGGTGGGCGCCGTCCTCCTCTCGTCGCGAAACCGTGCCACGCGGGAGCGGATCCAAGCGGAGGCCCTCACGCGGCTCGCCGCGGAGTTGCCGCGGCCCACGACCGTGCTCCCGCTCCTCTTCGACGAAGGCGCCCAGCCCAGCGCGATTCGAGAGCTGGCGCGCCGCCTCTAG
- a CDS encoding peptidoglycan-binding protein codes for MSIHESTKFGRIDLTALVGVQTALQCLGFEPGAVDGVDGPNTQTAVRAFQTARDLEADGIVGPATREAIANALRDAVLEDVPENTGLEG; via the coding sequence ATGTCGATCCACGAGTCCACGAAGTTTGGTCGCATTGACCTCACCGCCTTGGTTGGCGTTCAGACGGCGCTGCAGTGCCTCGGCTTCGAGCCCGGCGCCGTTGATGGCGTCGACGGTCCCAACACGCAAACCGCCGTGCGGGCCTTTCAAACGGCGCGTGACCTCGAGGCCGACGGCATCGTGGGGCCCGCCACGCGCGAGGCCATCGCCAATGCGCTGCGCGACGCCGTGCTCGAGGACGTGCCCGAGAACACAGGCCTCGAAGGCTAG
- a CDS encoding NUDIX hydrolase translates to MPFTYEYPRPAVTADVVLFTLQGADLAVLLIRRARAPFKGAWALPGGFVDKDEPLERAAARELAEETGVTGIVLEQLAAFGDPGRDPRGHTVSVAFFSFVAAERHLVRAGDDASEAAWVPLTKLTASAPRSTRKRSSRRTNDDYALAFDHAAVIQLARRRLQERLVDPRRPAQFELVPLQFTLTELQHVHEAILGQPLDKRNFRARLLASKVVQEVGRRRMGRHRPAQLYRFRQEG, encoded by the coding sequence GTGCCGTTCACCTACGAATACCCTCGTCCCGCCGTCACCGCCGACGTCGTGCTCTTCACACTGCAAGGCGCCGATCTCGCCGTGCTGCTCATTCGCCGGGCGCGCGCTCCCTTCAAGGGTGCCTGGGCGTTGCCTGGCGGCTTCGTAGACAAGGACGAGCCGCTCGAGCGCGCGGCCGCACGAGAGCTAGCGGAGGAGACGGGTGTCACGGGGATCGTGCTGGAGCAGCTCGCCGCCTTCGGCGACCCGGGCCGAGACCCGCGAGGTCACACCGTGAGCGTCGCGTTCTTCTCCTTCGTCGCGGCCGAGCGGCACCTCGTTCGCGCCGGCGACGACGCCTCGGAAGCGGCTTGGGTCCCCTTGACGAAGCTCACCGCAAGCGCGCCGAGGTCCACCCGAAAGAGGTCGTCGCGGCGTACGAACGACGACTACGCGCTCGCCTTCGACCACGCCGCCGTCATCCAGCTGGCGCGAAGGCGGCTTCAAGAGCGCCTCGTCGACCCCAGGCGCCCTGCCCAGTTCGAGCTCGTGCCGTTGCAATTTACACTCACCGAGCTGCAACACGTCCACGAGGCCATCCTCGGCCAGCCGCTCGACAAGCGAAACTTCCGCGCGAGGCTCCTCGCCAGCAAGGTCGTGCAGGAGGTTGGGCGACGCCGCATGGGCCGGCACCGGCCGGCCCAGCTCTATCGGTTCCGGCAAGAGGGCTAA